DNA from Drosophila suzukii chromosome 2R, CBGP_Dsuzu_IsoJpt1.0, whole genome shotgun sequence:
ACGCTCGGGAGAAAGTGTTGAAACAACATTTGACTAAAGCCACGCCCATAGCAAAAAGAACGGGTTATGCGCTGAGGTGGGCATAAATTCTTAATGCCCCGCCTTTTGGATTTTGGAGTATGTGCCTGGAATTCATCATAAAGCGGGGAAAGAGTTTGGAGTAGGTCGCTCCAGCCTCGAACCTCGGGCCCCGAGCCATGCATAAATAAGCAACAGCCATccatctatatatctatctatctttcCATATGTCCTTCCATATGCTCTTCAGCCAAGTCAGGGGCAATATTGGGCAAAATGCAAACGTTTGCCACTTGACAAACACGCGCCTGTGATTTGCTCAACCTTCCTACTTCATTCccgatatacaatttttatgaCACTCGCAAATGCTGCGATATCTTCCCCAAAAACCCTGAGACACATGGAGAATGTTTGGCTGCACAGCTGAGGATGTTGAATGTTGGGAATGGATGGATGGCCACTTTGCATTATTCATGCAACGTCAAGGAAGCAAACAAATTGATAACTTTATCGGCAAAACATGCAATGAAATGTCTAAAATGGCTGAATTCCCCATGAACTTTCGCTGACTGTTGTGTGATTTGCATTCGAATCGTTTCTGACTGTCTAAATCTTAAGCTCCACCCCGTTGGTTATTTCAAGATTTTATATTCCTTGGTGACAGGGCATTTCAAGTATGCACACAAATTGCACTCGGGATGCGTCTGTGCTGGCTTATAGCCCTTTTGGTCTTTTGGCCACCAACCTGGTTAAGTGTCAACTGCCGGCGACACCTGTAAATTGTGGTTAACACACGGCCACCATCCCTGCCTTCCCTTCTTTTTTGGTGGCAGTGTCCGCTTTGCGGTCAAATGAAATTTCTAAAATGTTTTCCTTTGTTTTATGGCGCAGAAATCCCTCCTCGCCTCCAGCTTTTGGTTCTGGCGTAGGAAATGCCGCGAGTTCCGTGACTGGGCAGCGGATCCGTTTGCCCATTAAGTCCGGAAATTGTTAGCACGTTAGTTAAGGTCAGTTAGCCAAGTTAGCGGGCGAGCTGGGGACCACCGAGAAGTTGGGGAGGTTGGGAAATAACTTTCCACAATGTCGCAGCGATGATAAGGCTGCTCGTGCTATATCTTCTAAGTATTTTCACCAAGATGTATTTGATATGCAAATATAGAAATATTTACTATAGGCTGTATTTATGTATTCTAGGAAATCGCTGCGATTCTTATCAGCTTTGATAAGCATGGCGAGTGGCAGTCCAAAGAGGTTCGAACCAGGTGAgtcattaaaaataaaaatgccttctaagaAATCCCAATTCAATAGGAAtttgtattatattataatgttataacacatcttaaatatttatacctTCTTTGGTTTCGGctaaaaaacaaattagtgccgatttctcaatgtcatgttaaCTTTTGTCATAAAGTTAAATTCTCGTGTTAAAAACATGTAGTTTCTCAATATCATGTTAGTTTGCAATTACTAACTCAAACGTATGTTTACAGACTCTGTTCGTAAAACATCACATTGAGAAAACAAACTTATCTCTGCAAACAATTTAACTTCAGGTTAGCTTTATCTGACATATAGCAAACTACAACCTTAACATTACATTGTAATATCAGTCCTTTATAGTATTATTTAAAGTAATTTTCAATAATTATTACAAACTTGATACATTTTTAGCTTAAGATCTTAACTTTATTTCCTAAATAACCTTTGTATTATCCCACTTTAGACCCAAGAGCGGATCGCTGTTGCTGTACTCTAGGAAGAAGGTGCGCTATAGACGCGATGGATACTGCTGGAAGAAACGCAAGGATGGGAAGACAACGCGCGAGGATCACATGAAGCTGAAAGTCCAAGGCACTGAGGTGAGTTCAGATACCTATTTGTCGTGATCTAGAGCCATTTCTGGCTGCACAATTAGGCAATTAGCCGGAATCGTTTTTCAGCCATTACCATCATTTGTCAAGGGTTTAAAAAAAGGGACTTCAATTTCCCGACTTCCTTGGAGCTccctgtttttttttctttttcgttCTTGACCGTATGGGGGTTCCTTTGGGTGAGTTATGATTTCCCGCCGGAAGTTGACAGAAACTTACGGTGTCCTCCCCTTATTCCTCCAGGCAATCCGTCCGTGGCAAGTGTTTGCCCAAGGATGTGTGCAACGTCGCCGCTGCCTGCTAATGAAATAAGCCTTGCCAAGGGTTAAGCTTATTTataatgtctgtctgtcggaGTATCTATCCCCCAACCAGGCCATTACAGAAACATAAAAACATTTGGCAATTTCACGCCAATTTTTTCCAACAGCTCCTTCGccgtttgtttttattttaatttttattttaatacattCGCAAGTGAACGTGGCCGGCGAAGATTTATGCAGTTGGCAGTGCCGGCGGGGTGCCGTCTTCTTACATGATAACTGGGCCCAAACGAGGCAGATAGTACAAAGGAAATGCCAAGGCGAAGCTGAAGAAGTCAGCGGCATATCGCGGCCAACGAGAGAGCCAACAAATTTATCAGCGGGTAGAAGAAATTccttacaaaaaaatatataaactaaGATAGAAAAAAGGGAAGGAAAAAACTCCAAAGGACAAGAAAAATGCGCAACGAAATGTTTTATAAGTCAGGGAAACCCTTTTCCTCAGCTCTTCCGTTTCGAACCGTTGGTTTTTCGGCCtgagtttgagtttgagtCCTGATTTTTGGCACTTACCAAGACCAAGTGGCGCCCCCTAGCGTGGGCGGTTGGTAATTTAATTTGAGCTCCACTAGCTCTTCGTTTTTATGTTTTCCAATTAAATGGATTTCTTCTCCACGGGGCAAAACGAGCTGCGTGTGGAGCTGAGTGGGAATTCCCCAAGTTTTAGCCCTTTTTTATGCTCTTGTTTGTCTTGCCGAATTGATAAATTGAATTTCCTTCGATTGCTGCCCCCTCTTTTCCACAGTGCATCTATGGTTGTTATGTACACTCGGCCATATTGCCCACATTTCATCGCAGATGTTACTGGCTGTTGCAGGTAAGTTCGGAATCCCTCGGTTCTTCTGACACATTTTAATCCCGGGAGGATGTTTTCCACCTTCTATAAATAGAATCCGGACATTGTTTTGGTGCACTACCTGAATGTCCCGTATCCGGATGATAATAAAATGGCCGTGATTGCACCCAGTATCACGCTGTGGGGCGATAAAAAGGAGTGGACCAAGGAAGAGTTGGTCAGCCAGCTGAAGCCTATGCGTAAGTTTAGATTTTTACTAATATTTATGATTCttaatttttagtttatattttaattttaatattaattatacccgttactcgtagagtaaaagggtatactagattcgtcggaaagtatgtaacaggcagaaggaagcgttcccgtagtatatatattcttgatcaggatcactagccgagtcgatctagccatgtccgtctgtccgtctgtctgtccgtccggatgaacgctgagatctcggaaactatgggagctaggctattgagatttggcgtgcagattcctgagcttcttatgcagcgcaagtttgtttcagcaatgtgccatgcccacactaacgcccacaaaccgcccaagcctgtgtcggccacagttttcatgctagataaaaaattttaactgtctaccgccggtaggtggcgtatttaaatctcgatttgctgcttgcatatttccatttccctttggtccctttagctgagtaacgggtatctgatagtcgaggtactggactatagcgttcttccttattttttatttgtgagTATCTGTACATTAAAAGTGTCTGTAAATGCTATTGGGCCTGCATCCTTTAGGAACCATATATTTCTAAATATCCATGTTAGAGAAGAACCCCTTTCTTATAAGCAAGACATTAATCTTTATATAAGGTATATACTTTCTTAGTATGACTTAAGATTTATAATCTAGAACTTGTTGTAATTTGTTGAACTAAAGCAGTTTTTTAATATAGTTCTTTgtcaattttatttatatttagtacattttatttatttaaataaaggTATTTAAGGAGTAGATACTTTTTCCAATTTCTAAagacattttcaaaaaaattatttaatcttATGAGCTTAAATATTGATACACAGAGCTTATGAAAACAATTAACTTATTCAGTTTGTTTTTAATGACATTATTAACATCTGGCATGTTTTTAGTCTCCACAGTTAATTCGGATGATGACTCCGACTCGGGCAACGATATAGAGATTTCGGTGAGTGCAGAGCTGATTGAAACCCTGTCTTAAAGATAACTAAGTTGGATTTCCCTACTTAGACGGCTGAGACGGTGGAGTCCATAGTTTGCCAGCTGATGGAGAAGCAGAGGCTGTCCCGCCAGGCGGCGCTGGTGAAGCAGCTGGACTGCGGCTGCGGGGATGGAGGATGTGCGGACGGGAAGAACTGCACGCATCCGGTGATGCGGCGGTCGGGCGCCATGCTGAAGTCCTCGGTGCAGGAGAAGCGGCTGGGCGAGACCTTCAACGGCAACACGCCCAACGTGGTGGTGGCCAGCAAGCTCTACTCCCGATGGGCGGAGCGGCCCCGGCAGCACCTGGACAATCACGGCCAGTTCCACAATGTGACGCAACAGTTGCCGCAGGAGTCGGCCATCAAGTTCCAGATCATtccgccgcagcagcagcaacagcagcagcagcaggatgGGAActatcagcagcagcagcagtatcGAGGAGCCAGTCAAATGCTGGCTGCCAGGAACAATCTGGTgatgcaacagcaacagcagcagcaataccaccagcaacagcagcagcaccagcaacagcagcagcagcagcaacacttGAGCCTGCAGCGATTTGTTGCCAGTCAAAGTCAGAATTCGGTGCATCTCAATCAGCAGCACAGGCTGCAAATAGCCAATACAACGATCACAGCCACAGCCAGAGATCCTGGGACGACTTCTGCAGCAGCGGCGGTCGCCTCAAATGTTATGGACACCGAACTAATTGAAAACCAAAGCCACATGACCGCAAACAAAATCACAAACcccggcagcagcagcaatagcAGTAGCAGCAATGCCAGCAAGCAATTAGCAGCTCAAACAAACAACGAATTAAATGTCGTAAATAATAACGACCCCGGCAACAATAACTTTATGTACaatcaacagcagcaacttAATGCttccagcaacagcaacaacagcagccagcagcagcagcaacattatTATAAATTGCAACAGACAACAGCAACCCCAGCTAGTGGTCAGCCGCCTCCTCTGGCGCAAGTGCAGCCCCATCCTCCCGTGGAGGCCATGTGCATGTCGCCCGAGCATCGCCAGCAGCCACCACCACCTGCAACATCTTCGGCCGGCAGCAACCCCTCCTCCATATCAACAATATCCGCACctacatccacatccacatccacaccCACATCGGGCACTTCGTCCACTTCGAGTTCCTTACAATCGATTATCGATGGCAATCAGCAGCAACAAATTACAACGACGTCGACGGCAGCAACTTGTGATAATTTAATGAGCGCCAATGCGCTCTCTGAGGTGAGTAGCCCGACCGCAGAATCGCCTGCAATCATTGTATTTATGTTGATTAAATTCAAACTTATTTCGACAGCaggacagcagcaacaatcaGGCCACAGAAGCCCTCAGCAGGAGTCAGCCGGCCCAGCCCCTCACCCAAAATGGTTGTGCAACCTTCAGTGCTTCCAGTGATAACAGCAGCCAAATTAGTGACGAGAGCAGCAGCTTTGGCGGCAACAATCAGAACAGcagccacagcagcagcagcagcagcgaggAGGAGCCCCCGGCAGAGGCGTTGAGCTTCTTCAACGAAACGCTGGATCTGTCCCACGAGGATATCCAGCGCACCTTGATAGCCAACATGCCGTACAATGGGACAGGAGCAACAGGAGGAGTGACGCCACCCAGTACAACGATAGCAACAGGCAGCAGCAAACTGGAGACCAATCCCCAGGAGGCGGAGAAGAAACCCTCACAAGGGGCAGCTGAACCCGAAACGGAGGTGGAAGAGGATGAAACGGACGATGTGTTCGCCAATCTGGACGCGTTCGATATGCTCGTGGAGTTTCCCGAGCTGGATCTGGACGACAAGCAGGCCCTGAATAACACAGCCCTGGAGCAGAGCTCCTTCTTGGGAGAGGCACCGCCATCGCAGCCACACCGCAAAGTCCATAACATATGCGATTTCAGTCCAGAGTGGTCGTATACGGAGGGAGGCGTCAAGGTTCTGGTGGCCGGTCCATGGACGAGCTCGAGTGGCGGGGCCTACACGGTGCTCTTCGATGCCCAACCCGTGCCCACGCAACTGGTGCAGGAGGGAGTGCTTCGCTGCTATTGTCCCGCCCACGAGGCGGGCTTTGTGACCCTCCAAGTGGCCTGCGGCGGATTCCTCGTCTCCAACTCGGTGATGTTCGAGTACAAGCTGTCCCTGCTGGCCGATGCTCCCTTCGATGCCAGCAGCTCCAACGATTGCCTGTACAAGTTCACCCTGCTCAATCGCCTGTCCACCATCGATGAGAAGCTGCAGGTGAAGACGGAGCGAGAGCTTACGGTACGGAATGGTTTCTGTATGTGTATAtcttacattaaaaaaattccCTTTTTACCAGACCGATCACTCTGCTCTCTATTTGGAGCCCAACTTTGAGGAGAAGCTGGTGGCCTATTGCCACCGGCTGATCAAGCACGCCTGGAGCATGCCCAGCACAGCTGCCTCCTGGTCAGTGGGATTGCGTGGCATGACCCTGCTCCATTTGGCCGCCGCCTTGGGCTATGCCAAACTGGTAGGCGCCATGCTCAATTGGCGGTCGGAGAATCCACATATCATACTGGAAACCGAACTGGATGCACTCAGCCAGGATGTCTATGGCTTTACCCCCCTCGCCTGGGCCTGTGTGCGTGGCCATGTGGAGTGCTCTCTGTTGCTCTACAAGTGGAACCACAATGCGCTGAAGATCAAGACCCAAGCGCAGCAGACGCCACTGGATTTGGCTAGCATGCGGGGACACAAACATTTGCTGGCCCAGATGTTCCGGCTGGAGAAGGAGCGCTGCCGGAAGCCACAATTGCGCGGTGGCCTGGCCAATCTGTCCATGAACATTGGTGTGGAAGCGGAGACGGAGGAGCAACACCAGAGCTTCAGTGGCTTTGATCTGGAACTCCAGCGCAAGCATGATGGGGTGTTTCTGAGACCTGTTGCTGTGCATAGGTAGGGCTTCATTGATTAAATTCGAATTAATTggtattatatatatatatgtatatcccAACCAAAGCAATCAGAGTCCACCCAACAACAGCAGTCGCTACTCCAAGCGTTCCTCCATCGATAGTGGCATTAACATGGATATACGCAGCAAATCGGGCAAACCCTTGGCCAGGCTTCATAGGTAAGACAGAAAAACCAATCCTTGGAACCTCTATAGCTCTACCTTCTTTCCAGCAACTTTGACAGCCATGACAACTATGCTCTGGGTGTGGATTCCCCACTGGACTCCCTGACCGGAACCAACTGCCTGCTGTCACCGCTGCGCAAAATGGACTTTGCCCTCTGTAAGTCGGGGGATGAGTTTCTGCATGTACTTAACTCCTAGTTATAGACTACTATATGGAACCAAATGCTCAAATTTTCTCGGTAAATTCAAACTAGGCGAGGTGTCCACGGGCGAATCGAGTCCCGTGCACGAGAAAGATTGCGACGACAACTCGACGAGCGCGACCGACGTGACCATTGGCAATGACTTGGCCCTGCCCGATGCCGTTGTAGGTCAGTGATGGCGGACCGATCCCGCCCAGCTCCACTCTCAATCCAATCTCAAACTGTCAAACCCGTAACCAATTCACCCGTTATCTGTACTGTagctaaaaactaaaaaaaaagcaTACTAACTAACCATATGGGGCTGGCTAATCGAtgttgttgatgttgttgttgctattgCTGTTTGTTGTTATATGTACTCATGTGTATTTTTGGGGGGCGGGGGTTGGGGAGCTCGTTTAATCAATGTAAATGTTCGTTATTAATATTGGTTGCTGGTTGTGCGCCCCTAAATGTGCGCTTTTATCGATGTCTACACTTAACCGATTACTAATTTTGAACTAACAAACACTCGCCGCCTAATTAACCACGAATTGATCGTTGTAAATATGAATAAACCGAGGTGTATGTAAATAGCTAGCTAAACACTCAATGCTTGTCGGTGtataatacaaataataataattaaccGTGCCCAACAACGACTTTGTTTATCGTGATCAATTTGGAGACTCATTACTGTAGCTTTGTCAATTTAGGCtcaattaaaacattttggcTAATTGAGCTTAAAGCTAGAAAGACAAATATATATGAAAATGTAAATCTGTACATGAAAATGTCCAATTCAATTATGTAGACTCGTTTGTCATGTATTTGTATGAATCTTGAAGTTTGGAACTGGTTTAGTAATATTTTTGGAATATTTTCAGGGGACTCTGATGCCAAAGTACTGACCCTAGCTGAACACATAATAGCAGCTATGCCAGAAAGGATCAAGGTGGGTTTTTAGAGTCTTTTTTAATATCCCTTAAATACTCTATACATATTTTGTATAATCTCTCCAGAATGAAGCCGATGAAATGATGGTGCTTGGTAGTCCCTTGACGGAACCCCTCACTTCGGAGTCTTCGGCGCTAACAGACAGCTTTATGGATCCCCTGCTGGATTCGTTGCCTAATACCCACTTCGACAGCGACTTTAGCTTCGACTTCCATGACCACAGCTATCGCTATCATGATGTCAGCACGCCCTGCTCCAGCTTGAGTCCGGCCAGTTCGGGACCGCTGCAGTCGCCAGCGAGCTATTCGATACTGGGAACCGATCCCTCGGTCAGCTCACCCAGTCCTCCGCCCTCCACCAAACAGCTGACGGAGTTCCTGCACGCCTCCAGCATCTCGCAGTATCCCTTCGAGGCGGACTTCTCCAAGCTAACCCTTACGGATACGGAGCAGCGAGAGCTCTACGAGGCGGCCAAGTGCATCCAGAAGGCCTATCGCTCGTACAAGGGCAGGCAGAAGCTGGAGGAGCAGAACAAAGAGCGGAGCGCCGCCACAGTGATCCAGAACTATTACAGGCGGTACAAGCAGTACGCCTACTACAGGCAGATGACCAATGCCGCGCTGGTTATCCAACATGGCTATCGGTCCTATCGCCGGAACAAGAGATTCAAGAAGAGCGGCCTGGGCCTGGGCAGCTCCAGTGATCACGGCAGTGTGAGCAGCAATTCGCAGTGCTTGTCGAGCTTCTACGATCACTACAAGCAGGATCAGCAGCAGCTGCACGAGATGGGTTCCCAGCCCAGCACGCCCAAGGAAACCAGTCCCTCGGGGCCCTTGAAGTGAGTGGATGAACTTACCACTCTACAAAACATTTACTAACCCATTTCCATGCCATTTCCCAGGCGTACCTATTCACAGTCCACCCAGAATCAAGCTGCCAGAAAAATTCAGCAGTTTATGAGACAATCACGCATCAAGTAAGTACCACTAATTGAGCCGACTAAGTAGACTTAATTTAACACTAAGCTAACACTCATGGGTAATGTAATTGCACGCAAGCATTTGGGATGGCAATTTGACGACTTTGGTAAGAACGTGTATAAGGTTTTGGTTTGTTTCTTTTTCagactttaattaattttttataattttgtatatattggttttatattttattaacacCATTTATTTTTCCCCTACACAGACTACAGAAAGAACGAGCCGAAAAAGAGAAGCTGGTGCACCAACGCAGGGCGGAATACCTTCAAAACTTGCAGTTTCAAGGGCAGCAGGAAATGTTGGTGTGCCACGAAAATAAGTAAGTCAGCTCATTTTGGTGTTCCTAATCGATATAAACTAATAAATCACTTTTTTATAGCATTTCTGTGCCGAGCAGTGGCAACACCAATGCGGGCAACAACAATCTACACCAAATACAATCCAATCAGTGAGGGTCAACTGAGTGAATTTTTAACATAGGAACACGGCTGCACGGTTCCATAAGAATTTATGAATAGCTTTAAAACCGAGTGAAACTTTCTACTTTCGTATTTGTTCCGATTTGGAAAACAATCCCAAGCACCTCTGTAGTGGAACTTTGTTTCAAAACTCTCTACAACACTGacaacacacacactctgAATATGTAGAAACTACCTGCACTTTGATTCATTTGCCTAAcgaattttaagaaaattatgAATAGAAACACACATTGTTTTCGAAGTGAACATAGCTTAGGTTAGTGGTCTTTTAAGGTATTACTTAAACCTAATCTTAACTCAAGATCGGACTCCAGGGAGAAGATGAGAACACAATTTTTCCATTTGTAAACTCGAAAGAACTTATTACTGACGCCtttgaaaaactttttaaCTCCAATTGTAGTAGAAAAACGTAGCCTGcaatatatacatattatatACATACGATTTAAACCAATATTACGCATGTGTATGCATCTATATAGTTACATTTGTATATAGATATTGCCTAACTAACTAAATTCTAGTCTATTTTAACGTACTACCAAGCTCTGCGATGCGACTAAGCTTGTCTCTAAAGCAAAATACgaaaaaaactaaacaaaaaatgaaaacctAAAGCATTAATCCTCGATCCTAACTAGTTGCTAACTGCTCTTTAGGTTTAAGCATAAGACTCTACTGAAAGTCCAAAGTTGTTGTTGATTTCTAAAATCAGATTCGTGTGGAGTGCGCAGCAACTACCAATCTATCATgtttcaaagaaaataaacccTATTCTAATTTCTAGAACGCAAGTACTTACGATAATGTGTACTAAGTCTTAACTTATCCGACTACATAGACTAAGCCTAGCTAATGATAgaagaaatcaaaagaaaggATAATGTATTGCAAGGGCACTAAGACCGAAATACATCCAAATCTGTGGACGGTCTGCCATAAAGGAGATTCAGGATTTTGAGATCTGGAATTTCCGActttctgctgctgcttcccCCAAACTTAACTGCTTGAAGACACAgccaaaaaaccaaaacatgCAAGAGAGAAAAGTTTTTAAACTAAATGTAACAATAAATGAATTtttgtaaattatttttgtCCGTCCACATTGTTAGCTTTCATAACATACCAacaagaacatatatacttacaaatatacaatatatataacATAGAAGGAGCTGATACTGATTCGATACGATAACTCaagaaacaatttttaaaggaCCCTTCAAGTTCGAAATAACAAACCCCGGCGACAGTTGAACGATGAATGTACATACACCAGCTCGAAACCTATGTCCAGCACATAGGATCAGAGACACTTACCTCCAGTAGTCCCAAAAAGAAGccacaaaacaaacaaactcACAAAACCCAAGTGCAAAGTATAGCAACTTCAAGTGCGAGAAAGTGAAATCTGCGAATGTTTGTCACAACCAGAAGCGCAGCTGTTGAGGGTGGATTGGGTGGGAATTAGGATCTATCACATTGTTAACTATTTAACTACGAACTATTATACTTAATTCGCACTATATTATTACTCTACGAAACTTTGATTGCATTTTGCTCTAACTTAACTATGTATAAATCTGATCAACTGATTCGAAATGAAGACTAAATACGATTTCACTACTCAACTGACTTAAGAATTGCAATCAATTTTGTTAACTGTTTTGGCAGGGTGTTAGACATGTACCAGCTGAATACTAAGCCCAATTAATTGCAATATTTGCACATACTACACACACACAGGACACGCCTGGCTcacaaaaaataagaaaagtaaacacacacacaatttATAAACCTCAAAGTAGCAACCTGAGTGTGTTTTAAAGGTGGGAAGTCTTTTTAGATAGAGGAAGGCCAAAAGGCAAAGAAAACTTAAGTACCTTAAGCCAATTGGCACTAAAACTAAACTTAAATCTAACaaacaattataaatacctataACAGACTATGGATCTATATCGAAGTGGTGGTGTCTGCGATCGTAGGGCATTTCCCCCGACCTAGTTTTGTTTGAACCCCTTTTTCTTCAACTGAACTAAAACTAAAATGCAACACCAAAATTGTTGATATCTAACGAAACTCTATACAATACGAAAAACTATTATAGCTAATGTAATTGGATATTTGGTACTCACATATCTGTTAGATAATTTATACCTACACTTCGTCCTAATAGAACTTCCAAGTGCGGCGCATGTACGAAGCAAGCATTCTACTTCAACTTCAACTAACTAACTAATCAACCTACCATCCAAGTTTGTCCCAAGAAATCCAAAATTCAGCTAATTGAACTGTTTGTTTCCGACTTTCAGCTTAGTAGACCAGCAAATAGGAACGGATATGAAACTGTTAACTAAACTTTTAAGCGAAATATACCTAGAGAGTAacctttttaaatattataccTTACTTGTATGGGATACTTAGCATGAACTAAACACATATATCTGCAAACTAAAGAATGTTTAACGAATCAACGTATTATAAATGTACAGACACAGACACTGATACACACACCCCAACCACACACACAACATaga
Protein-coding regions in this window:
- the Camta gene encoding calmodulin-binding transcription activator 2 isoform X5; its protein translation is MENVPDISTSASSSSSSTSTSTLKLQSQINSKNVLIRSQSSGKLSSNEAKSAKATAATSTTTTLRAAKLKIGAMQQQKQQLQQQQQQQHQTANGSNIILLRGTRNENGQIIIQNKQDILSLLSEQQQQQQQEKSHSSTAITLNQLPTATTVARKTIVQTSSGTTSGSNSTISIVASGNSNNKEASSNTILLQTPINASQLESVLKAQERSKQANATQTKMVERPFMLKHASRSLSSESNCDSKSPFVLQTLKRLEKSQSILVIRNSAATSAAANTSMATSPPTGNGLATSSILSVTRTSKATKGVAGALHKLKAAAATVATSGGATSAGATSSSTATTILRLGKSATTLAINGGSKLEATTNTAATATAAATVTTTTSNKLPNAVTTEQQPQQQPSTTTQTNVPLGNDGEPIKLPDNLESLPRADSFPSQRHRWNTNEEIAAILISFDKHGEWQSKEVRTRPKSGSLLLYSRKKVRYRRDGYCWKKRKDGKTTREDHMKLKVQGTECIYGCYVHSAILPTFHRRCYWLLQNPDIVLVHYLNVPYPDDNKMAVIAPSITLWGDKKEWTKEELVSQLKPMLSTVNSDDDSDSGNDIEISTAETVESIVCQLMEKQRLSRQAALVKQLDCGCGDGGCADGKNCTHPVMRRSGAMLKSSVQEKRLGETFNGNTPNVVVASKLYSRWAERPRQHLDNHGQFHNVTQQLPQESAIKFQIIPPQQQQQQQQQDGNYQQQQQYRGASQMLAARNNLVMQQQQQQQYHQQQQQHQQQQQQQQHLSLQRFVASQSQNSVHLNQQHRLQIANTTITATARDPGTTSAAAAVASNVMDTELIENQSHMTANKITNPGSSSNSSSSNASKQLAAQTNNELNVVNNNDPGNNNFMYNQQQQLNASSNSNNSSQQQQQHYYKLQQTTATPASGQPPPLAQVQPHPPVEAMCMSPEHRQQPPPPATSSAGSNPSSISTISAPTSTSTSTPTSGTSSTSSSLQSIIDGNQQQQITTTSTAATCDNLMSANALSEDSSNNQATEALSRSQPAQPLTQNGCATFSASSDNSSQISDESSSFGGNNQNSSHSSSSSSEEEPPAEALSFFNETLDLSHEDIQRTLIANMPYNGTGATGGVTPPSTTIATGSSKLETNPQEAEKKPSQGAAEPETEVEEDETDDVFANLDAFDMLVEFPELDLDDKQALNNTALEQSSFLGEAPPSQPHRKVHNICDFSPEWSYTEGGVKVLVAGPWTSSSGGAYTVLFDAQPVPTQLVQEGVLRCYCPAHEAGFVTLQVACGGFLVSNSVMFEYKLSLLADAPFDASSSNDCLYKFTLLNRLSTIDEKLQVKTERELTTDHSALYLEPNFEEKLVAYCHRLIKHAWSMPSTAASWSVGLRGMTLLHLAAALGYAKLVGAMLNWRSENPHIILETELDALSQDVYGFTPLAWACVRGHVECSLLLYKWNHNALKIKTQAQQTPLDLASMRGHKHLLAQMFRLEKERCRKPQLRGGLANLSMNIGVEAETEEQHQSFSGFDLELQRKHDGVFLRPVAVHSNQSPPNNSSRYSKRSSIDSGINMDIRSKSGKPLARLHSNFDSHDNYALGVDSPLDSLTGTNCLLSPLRKMDFALWDSDAKVLTLAEHIIAAMPERIKNEADEMMVLGSPLTEPLTSESSALTDSFMDPLLDSLPNTHFDSDFSFDFHDHSYRYHDVSTPCSSLSPASSGPLQSPASYSILGTDPSVSSPSPPPSTKQLTEFLHASSISQYPFEADFSKLTLTDTEQRELYEAAKCIQKAYRSYKGRQKLEEQNKERSAATVIQNYYRRYKQYAYYRQMTNAALVIQHGYRSYRRNKRFKKSGLGLGSSSDHGSVSSNSQCLSSFYDHYKQDQQQLHEMGSQPSTPKETSPSGPLKRTYSQSTQNQAARKIQQFMRQSRIKLQKERAEKEKLVHQRRAEYLQNLQFQGQQEMLVCHENNISVPSSGNTNAGNNNLHQIQSNQ